One genomic window of Hippocampus zosterae strain Florida chromosome 12, ASM2543408v3, whole genome shotgun sequence includes the following:
- the LOC127611407 gene encoding sterol 26-hydroxylase, mitochondrial isoform X1, which produces MAAVRLLQRSSVAVARSVRRGSRSTSSNRGVPEKPPTVKDLPRVGVLEMLYRMVFQGFYSRAHELQLYEKQLYGSIYIDGMKNVSLTSPKLLEQVLRSDEKFPCRGDMSIWKDYRDMKGFGYGPFTVEGEHWYKLRTVLNKRMMLPKDSARYCGILNAVVADFMARLGYVRRCSPTGDLVMDLANEFYRFSLEAIATILFETRLGALEKNIPAGTQQFIDAIAKMFSNSLAVVMLPKWSRNLLPYWGRYIDGWEGIFSFAKPLIDNKLVDIQQRIERNQNVEGEYLTYLLSNTEMDTKDVYGSIAELLLAGVDTTSNTLTWTLHLLSRHPQIQEKLHKEVSGLKTADGTPSAGDFAHLPYLRAVIKEALRMYPVVTFNARVMSEKSICVGGYHFSKNTVFTFCHYAISHDEEIFPEPFTFKPERWLRDGRERPNAFGSIPFGFGVRGCVGRRIAELEMYLVVFQIIRMFEIKPDPSVGEVKCLNRTVLIPDRLINLHFVDRGCKKTA; this is translated from the exons ATGGCTGCTGTGCGCCTGTTGCAGAGGAGCTCGGTCGCCGTGGCTCGAAGCGTCCGCAGAGGGTCAAGGAGTACGTCCTCCAACCGGGGCGTTCCGGAGAAGCCTCCGACGGTGAAGGATCTCCCGCGCGTGGGCGTTTTGGAGATGCTCTACCGGATGGTCTTTCAGGGCTTCTACAGCCGGGCGCATGAGCTTCAG CTCTACGAGAAGCAGCTCTACGGGTCCATCTACATTGACGGCATGAAGAACGTGTCCCTGACCAGCCCCAAACTGCTGGAACAAGTCTTGAGGAGCGACGAAAAGTTCCCTTGCAGAGGAGACATGTCCATTTGGAAGGATTATCGTGACATGAAAGGGTTCGGCTACGGACCTTTCACAGT AGAGGGGGAGCACTGGTACAAGCTGAGGACTGTTTTGAACAAGCGCATGATGCTTCCCAAAGATTCGGCCCGATATTGCGGAATTCTCAACGCCGTGGTTGCCGACTTCATGGCGAGGCTCGGCTATGTGCGCCGCTGCAGCCCCACCGGAGATTTGGTGATGGATTTGGCCAATGAGTTCTATCGTTTTTCCCTTGAAG CCATCGCCACGATATTGTTTGAGACCAGACTGGGCGCCCTGGAAAAGAACATTCCGGCAGGTACGCAGCAGTTTATCGACGCCATCGCCAAGATGTTTTCCAACAGTCTGGCCGTGGTGATGTTGCCCAAGTGGAGCCGGAATCTGCTTCCGTACTGGGGACGCTACATCGATGGATGGGAGGGCATCTTCAGCTTTG CCAAACCACTGATTGACAACAAGTTGGTGGACATTCAACAGCGCATAGAGCGCAACCAGAATGTGGAGGGAGAGTACCTGACGTACTTGCTGTCAAACACCGAGATGGACACCAAAGACGTGTATGGAAGCATAGCTGAGCTTCTCTTAGCCGGAGTGGACACG ACCTCCAACACTCTGACGTGGACTTTGCACCTGCTGTCCCGGCACCCACAAATCCAGGAGAAGCTCCATAAAGAAGTGTCCGGGTTGAAAACAGCAGATGGGACTCCGTCTGCAGGCGACTTTGCCCACTTGCCGTATTTGAGAGCCGTCATCAAGGAAGCCCTGAG gaTGTATCCAGTCGTTACCTTCAACGCACGGGTCATGAGTGAAAAGAGCATCTGTGTTGGTGGATATCACTTTTCCAAAAAT ACGGTTTTCACGTTTTGCCACTACGCCATCAGTCACGACGAGGAAATCTTCCCGGAGCCGTTCACCTTCAAGCCAGAACGATGGCTCCGCGACGGCCGTGAGAGGCCTAACGCTTTCGGCTCCATCCCGTTCGGCTTTGGTGTGAGAGGCTGCGTCGGGCGCAGGATTGCAGAGCTGGAGATGTATCTGGTCGTATTTCAA aTAATCAGGATGTTTGAGATCAAACCAGACCCCAGCGTTGGAGAGGTGAAATGCCTTAACCGCACCGTTCTCATTCCAGACAGACTGATCAATCTCCACTTTGTGGACAGAGGATGCAAAAAGACGGCCTAG
- the LOC127611409 gene encoding mitochondrial chaperone BCS1 encodes MPLSDILDSLKDNPYFGAGFGLVGVGTALALARKGAQVGMVFFRRHYMITLEVPSKDKSYHWLLSWITKHATRTQHLSVETSYMAHESGRVQTQFDFHPSPGNHIIWYGRKWIRVERTREKQMIDMHTGTPWESVTFTALGRDRKVFFNILQEARELALKQEEGRTVMYTAMGAEWRPFGFPRRRRPLSSVVLEAGVAERIVDDVKEFIGNPKWYTDRGIPYRRGYLLYGPPGCGKSSFITALAGELGYSICLMSLSDRSLSDDRLNHLLSVAPQQSIILLEDVDAAFVSRELLQTENPLAYQGMGRLTFSGLLNSLDGVASSEARIVFMTTNYIDRLDSALIRPGRVDLKQYIGHCTHWQLSQMFRRFYPDQAISEGERFATSALAARTEISAAQVQGHFLLHKMDPAGSIQNVTQMKE; translated from the exons atgCCACTGTCAGACATTCTGGACAGTCTGAAGGACAACCCGTACTTCGGGGCTGGCTTTGGACTGGTGGGCGTCGGAACCGCCTTGGCGTTGGCTAGGAAAGGAGCCCAGGTGGGGATGGTGTTTTTCCGCAGGCACTACATGATCACCCTGGAGGTGCCCAGCAAGGACAAGAGCTACCACTGGCTCCTGAGTTGGATCACCAAGCACGCCACTCGAACCCAACACCTGAGCGTGGAGACGTCCTATATGGCGCACGAAAGCGGACGCGTTCAAACCCAGTTTGACTTCCATCCCAGTCCGGGGAATCACATCATCTG GTACGGCCGCAAGTGGATCAGAGTTGAGCGGACCAGAGAGAAACAGATGATTGACATGCACACAGGCACCCCTTGGGAGTCTGTCACATTCACAGCATTGGGCCGAGACCGAAAGGTCTTCTTCAATATTTTACAAGAAG CCAGGGAGTTGGCGCTGAAGCAGGAAGAAGGACGTACGGTGATGTACACAGCCATGGGGGCCGAATGGCGACCCTTTGGGTTTCCGCGGCGACGCAGACCCCTGAGCTCCGTGGTGCTGGAGGCGGGCGTGGCCGAAAGGATCGTGGACGACGTCAAGGAGTTTATTGGGAACCCCAAGTGGTACACGGATCGCG GCATCCCGTACAGGAGAGGCTATCTGTTATACGGACCCCCAGGATGTGGGAAAAGCAGCTTTAT CACGGCTCTGGCCGGTGAGCTGGGCTACAGCATATGTTTGATGAGTCTGAGTGACCGCTCCCTCTCAGATGATCGTCTCAACCACCTGTTGAGTGTGGCCCCGCAGCAAAGTATTATTCTGTTGGAGGACGTGGACGCCGCCTTTGTTAGCCGAGAGCTGCTTCAAACAGAGA ATCCTTTAGCCTACCAGGGAATGGGGAGGTTGACTTTCAGCGGCCTGCTGAACTCTCTGGACGGAGTGGCTTCATCCGAGGCCAGAATTGTATTCATGACCACAAACTACATTGACAG GCTAGATTCAGCGCTAATCCGGCCCGGCCGCGTGGATCTCAAGCAGTATATCGGCCATTGTACCCACTGGCAGCTCAGCCAGATGTTTCGACGCTTCTATCCGGATCAGGCCATCTCGGAGGGCGAACGCTTTGCGACTTCCGCGCTGGCGGCCCGCACGGAGATCAGTGCTGCTCAGGTGCAAGGACACTTTCTGTTGCACAAAATGGACCCTGCGGGATCGATACAAAACGTCACCCAAATGAAGGAGTGA
- the LOC127611407 gene encoding sterol 26-hydroxylase, mitochondrial isoform X2: protein MKNVSLTSPKLLEQVLRSDEKFPCRGDMSIWKDYRDMKGFGYGPFTVEGEHWYKLRTVLNKRMMLPKDSARYCGILNAVVADFMARLGYVRRCSPTGDLVMDLANEFYRFSLEAIATILFETRLGALEKNIPAGTQQFIDAIAKMFSNSLAVVMLPKWSRNLLPYWGRYIDGWEGIFSFAKPLIDNKLVDIQQRIERNQNVEGEYLTYLLSNTEMDTKDVYGSIAELLLAGVDTTSNTLTWTLHLLSRHPQIQEKLHKEVSGLKTADGTPSAGDFAHLPYLRAVIKEALRMYPVVTFNARVMSEKSICVGGYHFSKNTVFTFCHYAISHDEEIFPEPFTFKPERWLRDGRERPNAFGSIPFGFGVRGCVGRRIAELEMYLVVFQIIRMFEIKPDPSVGEVKCLNRTVLIPDRLINLHFVDRGCKKTA, encoded by the exons ATGAAGAACGTGTCCCTGACCAGCCCCAAACTGCTGGAACAAGTCTTGAGGAGCGACGAAAAGTTCCCTTGCAGAGGAGACATGTCCATTTGGAAGGATTATCGTGACATGAAAGGGTTCGGCTACGGACCTTTCACAGT AGAGGGGGAGCACTGGTACAAGCTGAGGACTGTTTTGAACAAGCGCATGATGCTTCCCAAAGATTCGGCCCGATATTGCGGAATTCTCAACGCCGTGGTTGCCGACTTCATGGCGAGGCTCGGCTATGTGCGCCGCTGCAGCCCCACCGGAGATTTGGTGATGGATTTGGCCAATGAGTTCTATCGTTTTTCCCTTGAAG CCATCGCCACGATATTGTTTGAGACCAGACTGGGCGCCCTGGAAAAGAACATTCCGGCAGGTACGCAGCAGTTTATCGACGCCATCGCCAAGATGTTTTCCAACAGTCTGGCCGTGGTGATGTTGCCCAAGTGGAGCCGGAATCTGCTTCCGTACTGGGGACGCTACATCGATGGATGGGAGGGCATCTTCAGCTTTG CCAAACCACTGATTGACAACAAGTTGGTGGACATTCAACAGCGCATAGAGCGCAACCAGAATGTGGAGGGAGAGTACCTGACGTACTTGCTGTCAAACACCGAGATGGACACCAAAGACGTGTATGGAAGCATAGCTGAGCTTCTCTTAGCCGGAGTGGACACG ACCTCCAACACTCTGACGTGGACTTTGCACCTGCTGTCCCGGCACCCACAAATCCAGGAGAAGCTCCATAAAGAAGTGTCCGGGTTGAAAACAGCAGATGGGACTCCGTCTGCAGGCGACTTTGCCCACTTGCCGTATTTGAGAGCCGTCATCAAGGAAGCCCTGAG gaTGTATCCAGTCGTTACCTTCAACGCACGGGTCATGAGTGAAAAGAGCATCTGTGTTGGTGGATATCACTTTTCCAAAAAT ACGGTTTTCACGTTTTGCCACTACGCCATCAGTCACGACGAGGAAATCTTCCCGGAGCCGTTCACCTTCAAGCCAGAACGATGGCTCCGCGACGGCCGTGAGAGGCCTAACGCTTTCGGCTCCATCCCGTTCGGCTTTGGTGTGAGAGGCTGCGTCGGGCGCAGGATTGCAGAGCTGGAGATGTATCTGGTCGTATTTCAA aTAATCAGGATGTTTGAGATCAAACCAGACCCCAGCGTTGGAGAGGTGAAATGCCTTAACCGCACCGTTCTCATTCCAGACAGACTGATCAATCTCCACTTTGTGGACAGAGGATGCAAAAAGACGGCCTAG
- the LOC127611407 gene encoding sterol 26-hydroxylase, mitochondrial isoform X3 — protein MDKIMAKCDQVILRYSDQQAINTKGQFRQEGEHWYKLRTVLNKRMMLPKDSARYCGILNAVVADFMARLGYVRRCSPTGDLVMDLANEFYRFSLEAIATILFETRLGALEKNIPAGTQQFIDAIAKMFSNSLAVVMLPKWSRNLLPYWGRYIDGWEGIFSFAKPLIDNKLVDIQQRIERNQNVEGEYLTYLLSNTEMDTKDVYGSIAELLLAGVDTTSNTLTWTLHLLSRHPQIQEKLHKEVSGLKTADGTPSAGDFAHLPYLRAVIKEALRMYPVVTFNARVMSEKSICVGGYHFSKNTVFTFCHYAISHDEEIFPEPFTFKPERWLRDGRERPNAFGSIPFGFGVRGCVGRRIAELEMYLVVFQIIRMFEIKPDPSVGEVKCLNRTVLIPDRLINLHFVDRGCKKTA, from the exons ATGGACAAAATTATGGCCAAATGCGATCAAGTTATTCTGCGATATTCAGACCAACAAGCCATTAACACCAAGGGGCAATTTCGACA AGAGGGGGAGCACTGGTACAAGCTGAGGACTGTTTTGAACAAGCGCATGATGCTTCCCAAAGATTCGGCCCGATATTGCGGAATTCTCAACGCCGTGGTTGCCGACTTCATGGCGAGGCTCGGCTATGTGCGCCGCTGCAGCCCCACCGGAGATTTGGTGATGGATTTGGCCAATGAGTTCTATCGTTTTTCCCTTGAAG CCATCGCCACGATATTGTTTGAGACCAGACTGGGCGCCCTGGAAAAGAACATTCCGGCAGGTACGCAGCAGTTTATCGACGCCATCGCCAAGATGTTTTCCAACAGTCTGGCCGTGGTGATGTTGCCCAAGTGGAGCCGGAATCTGCTTCCGTACTGGGGACGCTACATCGATGGATGGGAGGGCATCTTCAGCTTTG CCAAACCACTGATTGACAACAAGTTGGTGGACATTCAACAGCGCATAGAGCGCAACCAGAATGTGGAGGGAGAGTACCTGACGTACTTGCTGTCAAACACCGAGATGGACACCAAAGACGTGTATGGAAGCATAGCTGAGCTTCTCTTAGCCGGAGTGGACACG ACCTCCAACACTCTGACGTGGACTTTGCACCTGCTGTCCCGGCACCCACAAATCCAGGAGAAGCTCCATAAAGAAGTGTCCGGGTTGAAAACAGCAGATGGGACTCCGTCTGCAGGCGACTTTGCCCACTTGCCGTATTTGAGAGCCGTCATCAAGGAAGCCCTGAG gaTGTATCCAGTCGTTACCTTCAACGCACGGGTCATGAGTGAAAAGAGCATCTGTGTTGGTGGATATCACTTTTCCAAAAAT ACGGTTTTCACGTTTTGCCACTACGCCATCAGTCACGACGAGGAAATCTTCCCGGAGCCGTTCACCTTCAAGCCAGAACGATGGCTCCGCGACGGCCGTGAGAGGCCTAACGCTTTCGGCTCCATCCCGTTCGGCTTTGGTGTGAGAGGCTGCGTCGGGCGCAGGATTGCAGAGCTGGAGATGTATCTGGTCGTATTTCAA aTAATCAGGATGTTTGAGATCAAACCAGACCCCAGCGTTGGAGAGGTGAAATGCCTTAACCGCACCGTTCTCATTCCAGACAGACTGATCAATCTCCACTTTGTGGACAGAGGATGCAAAAAGACGGCCTAG